The segment TCAGCCCGTAATCCTCTTACAGGCATTGAGAGAGTAGGATCAACAAAACACGGCATCCCACCATCTTCCCGGAAAAGGACCTCGTTCTCATCCCCTGTTTCCGATAACAATGCAACATATCCGGCTTTTGCACCAATGGTCCTTGCACATGCATCAAAGACAATTCTTGCCACTGATCCAAAATCCTTGTTCTTCAAAATAGAATGAGTTGAGTTCAGAAGTTCTGTTACCTCATTTTCTTTTTGAGTGGAATATTTTAATGTTTCTATAATCTCAAATTCAGCGGTTTTTCTTTTAGTAATATCTTTCTTAAAAGTGATTATACGGTCATCAGGAAGTAGGGAAGCATTCACATTCCACCATCTTTTACAACCATTCTTTGTCAAAAAACGAACATCAATTTCAACAAAACCATTTATTTTCAGTTCACTGAATTTATCCAATATAAATTCATGATCTTCTACAGGAGTTACATCCAGGAAGTTCATTCCAACCAATTCGTTTTCAGAGTAACCTGTAATTCGACATGCGGCTTCATTGCCCTCAAGATAGTTACCATCCGGATCGGATACAAATACAGCATCAGGAGCATTATCTATGTAATTCCTGAATTTAGCTTCACTTTCCTTCAATGCGTTCTCTGTCTTTTTGCGATCAGTTATATCCCTTGTTGTTCCCTGAAATCCAATTGGAGAGCCATCTTCATCACAAAGCACCTTCCCAACGATCTCAACGGGGAACTCGGCACCATCCTTTTTAAAAAGTACAGCTTCAAATTTCATTCCTAAAACATTAGGCAGTTTGTCAAGACCTTTCTGAACGAAATTTAAAATCATCTGGTAATTCATATCATCGCAGTGATCATAGAGTCTAGTTCCGATGAACTCATCGGGAGTATATCCTGAAATATTATAACAAGATGGACTTACATATGTAAACTCCAGATCTTTGTTCATAACCCATATAGCATCAAGACTGTTATGTGCAAGAAGACGATAGTTTTCTTCACTTTCTATTAAAGCTTGCTCAGCTTTCTTGCGTTCAGTGATGTCAAGTCCAGTAAAAGTAACTCCTTTCAATAGATCGTCCGGGTCTATAGGTGATGAAATAACTATTACGTCAATTATCTTGCCATCTTTTCTCTTCCATTGAGTTTCTACAGTTCCGATGCCCTGTTTTTGTATCTGGGAATATTTTTCCCTCCCAACATACTCAAATTCATCATCTGTAGGATAGAGTATCCTTGAACTCTGACCAAGCAGTTCATCTCTTGAGTATCCTGTCATTTTACAGATCAGGTCATTAACTTCCCTGAGGATCCGCTCCTGAACAACACCTACACCAGTAGGTACAGCCCTGAAAATGCTATTAAATCGATTTTCTCTTTCGCGTATATGTTCTTCTGCAAGTTTGCGATCAGTGATATCAATATGCTGTAAAAGAACATTTGAAGGATAAGTTTTCGAAAGTGGTGTGACCTTCAGCAAAAACCAGTGTTTATCATCAGGACTGTGACAGGGATACTCAATTTTAAAAAGATTTTTTGTCCCATTTATGACATCAATTATACCTTTTGTTGCAGTAGAAACATCAATTGAACAATTACCATTTGGACCATCGCATACTTTCAAGTAATTAGTGCCTTCACTGCATTTTAACGGATCAAGACCATTGTCTTTAGCAAACTGTTTCCAACTTTGATTCGTATAAATGATAAGGCCATCTGGAGAGATGATTGCAATATGATCATCCCACATGTCAAACAAATAAGTTGTCTTTAAAATATCTTCAAAATCAGATGTATAAGTGTTATCCCCTGATGAATTATGGTCGTATTTTTTCATTAGCCACCAAACAAATTTTATTGACAATAAAATATAAGCATTAATTAATTCATTATATATAATTTTGCATTTAATATTAAATAATATATATGCAAATGATATAAGATTATACGAATTGTATAATTATATAGCAATCCAATAAGTTCCACACAAATTTAATAGAGCTGCGAAATTAAATCAATTCATTTGATTTTTTAAAAACAATGAAACATATGAGAATGTTTTCCCGATAAAAGTACCAACTCTTAAGAAACAGTAACATTATTTGCTTTCACTACATCTATTAGCACATGAACACATCACCAAAAATTCCCATCACTGATGAGCACATGCACATCGACCCCCGTGCAAAAGGACTCAAAGCTGTCAAAGAGTTCCAGAATTCAGGGGGAACCCACATTATTCTTGTTACCAAACCCACCTGGACCATCGGCGTGGAAGTCACAAAGCCGGAAGATTACAAGATCGTC is part of the Methanococcoides orientis genome and harbors:
- a CDS encoding PAS domain S-box protein, whose translation is MKKYDHNSSGDNTYTSDFEDILKTTYLFDMWDDHIAIISPDGLIIYTNQSWKQFAKDNGLDPLKCSEGTNYLKVCDGPNGNCSIDVSTATKGIIDVINGTKNLFKIEYPCHSPDDKHWFLLKVTPLSKTYPSNVLLQHIDITDRKLAEEHIRERENRFNSIFRAVPTGVGVVQERILREVNDLICKMTGYSRDELLGQSSRILYPTDDEFEYVGREKYSQIQKQGIGTVETQWKRKDGKIIDVIVISSPIDPDDLLKGVTFTGLDITERKKAEQALIESEENYRLLAHNSLDAIWVMNKDLEFTYVSPSCYNISGYTPDEFIGTRLYDHCDDMNYQMILNFVQKGLDKLPNVLGMKFEAVLFKKDGAEFPVEIVGKVLCDEDGSPIGFQGTTRDITDRKKTENALKESEAKFRNYIDNAPDAVFVSDPDGNYLEGNEAACRITGYSENELVGMNFLDVTPVEDHEFILDKFSELKINGFVEIDVRFLTKNGCKRWWNVNASLLPDDRIITFKKDITKRKTAEFEIIETLKYSTQKENEVTELLNSTHSILKNKDFGSVARIVFDACARTIGAKAGYVALLSETGDENEVLFREDGGMPCFVDPTLSMPVRGLRAEVYKRGNVVYHNDFMNSEWVNYMPEGHMYLPNVLFTPLRIEGKTLGLMGFSYKDGDFNENDALLARTFGEYLAISLNNKMNLDSLEKSEELYRSIFEAAANLITSVDGNGIIVDCNNQITTVLGYEKEEILGHSIAKIIHPDYLDKALASLQEMLETGFSYGKEYKMVRKDGNLIDVVINSSGINKLNGKYERTICLINDVTERKKADIKLYESEKKYSSLVENSNDGIIILQGDKIRYANKTMQEMSGYSYEEIVDKSFIEFVSPEYIDLIMEKYKRRLNGERISNHYDVDIISKNRTAIPVNVSASIIQYQGFPATMAILRDVTIWMEAKEALINAKIAAEDANKAKSEFIANISHELRTPLNPIIGFSDILANEMAGELNENQKRYASNIKRNGVQLLEFINHILDVCKIESGNVGLARDVFDLQNAIAEVKDSKDGMASRGGILLEAHVDPEIAEVVADAFKVKEILSAIVDNAIKFTPTGGMVTINAVRKTDHVQISITDTGIGISKGDWETIFKPFVQLDGSTTRKYGGAGIGLMLVKEYVKMHSGDVWVESEPGKGSRFTFTIPMGAMKNEIFIDNKDSFKCAKCALFSQCNSRCSDFD